The sequence TGGTCGTGACTGACCATGCTTTCGCGGACATTTTCGTCATCGTTCAACGAGGGGGATTGTACCTTCTCTGAGAGGCCTGGCCGGACTGCGTCGATTTTTTCACAGAACCGGATGAATACCCGAAGGGTATCCATCTGGGTCTTCTCGCTGACCTTGTTCAGGTCACCATCCTCCCGACGCCAGATGCGATAATCGTGAAGATCACGCCCGGTCAGGTTGTTCATATTCTCAATACCGTGTTTGTCACAAAACTCTCGGAAGAACGACAACCTCGACAGCTGAGACACCTGTGTGGCCTTCGCTAATTCGCCACAAGAGTGCCGCATGTACATGTCCAAGGCTTTGTCTGGAACGATCGGGTCAAGGTTTCCAGATCTTGGTACCTCGGTGTATTCGTGTGGAGTGTTCTTCCTATGCTGTCGTCGAATCATGTCTGTCTTTGTCAGATCTCATTACACGATGGTCGTTTCGAGGACAGACACGGCGGAAACTCCTTACTACATGACGTTGTAGTTCGGTATGGGACCACCGTGTAAGGTCCCGCGTGGTGGAAGCGGAACATCTTACCAGGAGCGCTCCGCTTCCATCTCGCCTGCGTTCGGAAGCCCATGTCGGATCAGGACGCGTGACCTTGATGAGCTCGTACTTCTTTTTGCTTCGAAGCACAGGCAGGATCATACAACTCTTTACTATAAGCCTAGGGAATTGGAATTCTTTCTATAGTTTCGGTAAAATTTGGAGTTGTTGTTTTTGTTGTTGTGGTTGTTTACCCCCAACAAAACGAACAACCTTGCTAAACCAAACAAACAACCACCCAACTCAATTGTTGGATCTGATTGGTTGAATCATAATTTGAATCAACTTGTATCCGACCCAACCTAACAACAGAGAGGAGTTTCGTGATGATTCATAATTGACTATTTAGTTGGTTTTGGTGACACAATATCTTTTCTGCAAAACTTGAATAGACTGTTTATTTAAGTTTAAGTTGGGCAACCCTCAGTTTATAACATTAGAGTTCCGGAGGATATTGTTTGCAATAAAACACATTTTGTACTTATCTATTTATATAAAAGAAGTGCCACAACATAACAAATAATAAATATATTATTAAACCAGAGAATTTGTATAAGACTGCAAATACTTATTTATCTTGAATTTGTTTTTTCAGTGTCCATTTTAACTTGGTCAGCTAAAAACAACCGCTGAGCAGGAATCAGGTTCTAAAGAGTTCTTTCGCCTGTTTAGTGGGTTATCCAATTTCTGTGTCTTGACCTGTACGGGAAAAGATATTCTTTGCCATTTAGATCCCGCAATTTATTTTTTCACACGTATACATATGCATGGCAAATAATGGTTATTTTAGTAGATACTTCAATACCGATAACAGTTGGTTTTATACAAGTTCTATCAAAGGGGCGACCTGTACATCACCGTCGGCGGTAGAAATCTATCTGAGCCGGACGTGGATTCCGTTAGCGTATGTTTCGCCCAGTCACATCGAAATAGACTGCACGAATTCAATGTGTTATCCGACTATGCGTTGAAGTCCGCGATAAGAGGTGCGTGGTCACTGCAATGGAACCCGGCGTGGTCGTAGTAGCAGTCCTGTAGATTGAGTTCTTCGGAGGCAATCATGTGGTCGAACCGTTTACCTTTGACTTCTGCAGGGGCGACTGATTCCGGATCGTCAGTTCGAGTGGCGTGGCTTACATCCAAAATATCCAGTTCGCCGTAGCCGTGTTGCACTCGGAATACATCGGCCATCCCCTTCTCCTCAAGCCCGAGGAGAATATTCAATTCCGCTTCCTTCCATCGTTGGGCCAGCTCACCCTCTTGATCATGCCGCCAGGGAATAGTTGTGCCATCTGCCAACTCCGCTTTTGGGGAGTTGAAATCACCGGCCAAAATGCAGGGGGACTCAGTCCCCTTCATGATCCGATTGTACGTGTTCTCCAAAATATTGAGTTTCTCTTCACCGTGCATACTGCCCGGAACTGCGCGTATATTCCATAGTTCGATTTCACGCCCACCCAGAGTGACTTTGGCATTGAGAATCTTTTCAGGCACGTTCGTATCCCAGTCCTTTAGATCAGCGTTCTCCCACGGCCCGTACCGGATACTCGGACTCAAGCGAGTCAGTTCGGACGCGTTGCTCAATTCATGCAGCGCTATGAGATTGCCATTTACGTGGTTGTAATCTTGATGTGGCGGCACCGTACTCTCCCGAAGTTCCGCTGCCCACTCCAAGGTATCAATAATCTCTGTATAGCCTATCTCTGCCAGAGATTCCCGCCAGCGCCCTCGTTGCACAGTTGTTACCTCATTCAGCATTACCAAATCAGGAAGATTCGCCTCTTCTCCAAGGAACTTGATTTGATTCTCGATCCGTTCAATACTCCCATTTGGCGGCACCGCGCCCTGTACATTCCACGACAGTACTCGTAACTCAGGATCGGGGACCATGCGTAT is a genomic window of Natranaeroarchaeum aerophilus containing:
- a CDS encoding endonuclease/exonuclease/phosphatase family protein, giving the protein MVPDPELRVLSWNVQGAVPPNGSIERIENQIKFLGEEANLPDLVMLNEVTTVQRGRWRESLAEIGYTEIIDTLEWAAELRESTVPPHQDYNHVNGNLIALHELSNASELTRLSPSIRYGPWENADLKDWDTNVPEKILNAKVTLGGREIELWNIRAVPGSMHGEEKLNILENTYNRIMKGTESPCILAGDFNSPKAELADGTTIPWRHDQEGELAQRWKEAELNILLGLEEKGMADVFRVQHGYGELDILDVSHATRTDDPESVAPAEVKGKRFDHMIASEELNLQDCYYDHAGFHCSDHAPLIADFNA